Within Flavobacterium pisciphilum, the genomic segment ATACTTAGTTTTCCCTTTAGATTTCGTACTTAATATTTTTCCGTTTTGGATTTCAATAAAGGCAATTTTATCTATTTCTTTCATATTATCTAAATACACTATAACTTATTTATTTAGCCACCAAATACTAGCATTCAAGATTGTTGCAAAACTCACCCAAAGCAAATAAGGAACAAGAAGATACCCCGCGATTTTATTAATTTTAATAAACTTTAAAAGTGTTTCATAAATCATTAGCCAGAGAACCACAATTTCTATAAGTGCCAATAATGGATTCATCAATCCAAAAAACAAATACGACCACAAAGCATTTAGAGCCAGTTGGATTGCAAAGAAAACCAATGCATTTTTAACTGTTTCTTTTTCATATTCTATTCGATCCCAAACTAGTCCTGCAGCAACACCCATTAAAAGATAAAGCAAACTCCAAGCAGGCGCAAAAACCCAATTTGGCGGATTAAAACTAGGTTTAATTAGAGTAGGATAC encodes:
- a CDS encoding TspO/MBR family protein; this encodes MNKISRILAVVVTCLAVGYFSGIVTKSSIDTWYPTLIKPSFNPPNWVFAPAWSLLYLLMGVAAGLVWDRIEYEKETVKNALVFFAIQLALNALWSYLFFGLMNPLLALIEIVVLWLMIYETLLKFIKINKIAGYLLVPYLLWVSFATILNASIWWLNK